From a region of the Pseudanabaena sp. ABRG5-3 genome:
- a CDS encoding efflux RND transporter permease subunit, with product MNITQPFIRRPVMTTLVMLAILIFGFVSYRLLPISDLPTVDFPTISVTATLPGASPETMASSVATPLEQQFSSIAGLDSMTSSSALGNTTITLQFNLNRQIDGAAQDVQAAIAKAARQLPPTLPNPPQYRKVNPADLPILFIVLKSDVLTLAEVDKYAENLLAQRLSTVDGVALVTVQGAQKYAVRIELDPQALKTKGIGIDEVATAIAQGNSNQPTGTLYGENRTLTIDTNAGLENAASYGKLIAAYRNGAPVRLNEIANVTDSVENNRLATWYNGTRGIVLSIQRQPGTNTVAIVETLEKLLPTFREQIPAAIDMEILYDRSISVRHSVEDVQFSLLLAIALVIMVIFLFLRNFYATLIPSVAVPLSIVATFGVMYKLGYSLDNLSLMALTLSVGFVVDDAVVILENIVRHLEMGKSPYQAAIDGSKEISFTVLSMTISLVAVFIPILFMAGIIGRLFQEFAVTISVAILVSGFVSISLTPMLCSRFLKHTPHSGKPQNLNNVNGNIDGNDSEEFTVLHNGNGAENLNGHSNGNGHGNGYSHLEKDGGFFQSFYAWSLRKALKYHRVTSAISLAVLIATIVLFGIVPKGFIPNDDLNQLLITTEAIQGISYEDMSKLQAKIADIVSKDPDVEAINSTVGASGFISLPNNGRLFMRLKERSKRSRSVDQIIQELRPKLAKVAGIRCFLQNPPTIRLGGQITKAMYQYTISDTDIEQLYSTVPELEKKLRQFDSLQDVSSDLQIKNPQVTVEIDRDRASALGITATQIESALSYAYSTRQVSTIYGSDNQYAVIMGVMPEYQKDLQSLELLSVRSSNGQLVPLGTFASFKQTVGALSVNHLSQLPAVTISFNLKPGISLSDVVGKIESLSRETLPATASGKFQGTAQVFQDSQQGLGLLLLAAILVIYIVLGILYESFIHPITILTSLPSAGFGALLTLLIFGSELNVYAFVGVILLVGIVKKNGIMMVDFAIGARKQGSTAYEAIYEACLVRFRPIMMTTLAALMGTLPIALGIGAGAESRRALGLAVVGGLLFSQLLTLYITPVFYVYMENLQEYWKRRDIRKKEKAREGQNLQPKPPVSLPPAR from the coding sequence ATGAACATTACCCAACCCTTTATTCGTCGTCCTGTCATGACTACCCTAGTCATGCTTGCCATCCTCATTTTTGGGTTTGTCAGCTATCGCCTATTACCAATTAGCGACTTGCCAACGGTGGATTTCCCCACGATTAGCGTGACAGCGACATTACCGGGGGCTAGCCCTGAAACGATGGCATCCTCGGTAGCGACACCATTGGAGCAGCAGTTCTCCTCGATCGCAGGTTTGGACTCGATGACTTCCAGTAGCGCCCTTGGCAATACCACGATTACCTTGCAATTTAACCTCAATCGCCAAATTGACGGAGCTGCACAGGATGTCCAAGCGGCGATCGCTAAAGCTGCAAGGCAATTGCCGCCGACCCTACCTAATCCGCCCCAATATCGCAAAGTCAATCCCGCCGATCTGCCCATTCTCTTTATTGTTCTCAAATCCGATGTACTGACCCTAGCGGAAGTTGATAAATATGCAGAGAACTTACTAGCCCAGAGGTTATCCACCGTCGATGGTGTGGCATTGGTGACAGTCCAAGGCGCTCAAAAATATGCGGTGCGGATTGAACTTGATCCCCAAGCATTAAAAACTAAAGGAATTGGCATTGATGAGGTTGCCACAGCGATCGCGCAGGGTAACTCTAATCAACCGACGGGAACGCTCTATGGCGAAAACCGCACCTTGACCATTGATACTAATGCTGGTTTGGAAAATGCTGCCTCTTACGGTAAGCTCATTGCCGCCTATCGCAATGGCGCTCCTGTACGTCTGAACGAAATTGCCAATGTTACCGACAGCGTAGAAAATAACCGACTTGCTACTTGGTACAACGGCACAAGGGGAATCGTGCTCTCGATTCAACGTCAACCGGGGACAAATACCGTGGCGATCGTGGAGACTTTAGAGAAGTTACTGCCCACTTTCCGCGAACAGATTCCTGCGGCGATCGATATGGAAATTCTGTACGATCGCTCGATCTCCGTGCGCCATTCCGTTGAAGATGTGCAGTTCAGCCTACTCTTAGCGATCGCCCTTGTAATCATGGTAATCTTCCTATTTCTACGGAATTTCTACGCCACCTTGATTCCCAGTGTTGCCGTGCCATTGTCCATCGTCGCCACCTTTGGGGTGATGTATAAGCTGGGCTATTCCCTCGACAACCTCTCTTTGATGGCATTGACCCTATCCGTAGGCTTCGTGGTCGATGATGCGGTGGTCATACTGGAAAACATTGTCCGTCACCTAGAAATGGGTAAATCGCCCTATCAAGCAGCGATCGATGGTTCTAAAGAGATCAGCTTTACGGTGCTATCGATGACGATTTCACTGGTGGCGGTATTTATTCCGATTCTGTTTATGGCTGGGATTATCGGTCGTCTATTTCAGGAATTTGCCGTCACCATTAGCGTCGCCATTCTGGTGTCAGGATTTGTCTCCATCAGCTTGACTCCGATGCTTTGCAGTCGATTTCTTAAACATACTCCCCATAGTGGTAAACCACAAAATCTAAATAATGTAAATGGGAATATTGATGGAAATGACAGTGAAGAGTTTACTGTTTTACACAATGGCAATGGGGCTGAAAATCTGAATGGTCATAGTAACGGTAATGGTCATGGTAATGGGTATAGTCATCTGGAAAAGGACGGTGGATTTTTTCAAAGCTTTTATGCGTGGAGTTTGCGGAAGGCTCTTAAATATCACCGTGTTACTTCTGCAATTTCCCTAGCTGTTTTAATTGCCACAATTGTTCTATTTGGAATAGTACCGAAGGGATTCATTCCCAATGACGATCTTAATCAGCTTTTGATCACCACCGAAGCCATCCAAGGCATCTCCTACGAGGATATGTCTAAGCTGCAAGCAAAAATCGCCGATATTGTCAGCAAAGACCCTGATGTCGAAGCAATTAACTCAACGGTTGGGGCATCGGGATTCATCTCTTTGCCTAACAATGGACGCTTGTTTATGCGGTTAAAAGAACGCAGTAAGCGATCGCGCAGTGTTGACCAAATCATTCAAGAGCTACGTCCCAAATTAGCAAAGGTTGCTGGTATTCGTTGTTTCTTGCAAAATCCGCCCACGATTCGCCTTGGTGGACAAATTACTAAGGCAATGTATCAATACACTATCTCTGATACTGATATTGAACAACTCTATAGCACTGTACCCGAACTAGAGAAAAAGCTTCGCCAATTCGATAGTCTCCAAGATGTCAGCAGCGACTTGCAGATCAAAAATCCTCAAGTCACCGTTGAAATCGATCGCGATCGCGCTTCAGCATTAGGCATCACCGCCACCCAAATCGAATCAGCCTTATCCTATGCCTATTCCACCCGTCAAGTCTCGACGATTTATGGCTCTGATAACCAATATGCTGTGATTATGGGTGTCATGCCCGAATATCAAAAGGATTTACAATCTCTGGAATTGCTATCAGTGCGATCAAGTAATGGACAACTAGTTCCCCTCGGTACATTTGCCTCCTTCAAACAGACTGTAGGCGCACTCTCAGTTAATCACCTATCACAACTCCCTGCGGTGACAATTTCCTTTAACCTCAAACCAGGAATCTCCCTTAGTGATGTCGTTGGTAAAATCGAAAGTCTCTCCAGAGAAACTTTACCCGCCACTGCTTCAGGAAAATTCCAAGGGACAGCCCAAGTATTCCAAGACTCGCAACAGGGCTTAGGATTATTACTCTTAGCTGCGATTCTCGTCATCTACATTGTCTTAGGGATTCTCTACGAGAGCTTCATCCATCCGATTACGATTCTCACCAGCTTACCCTCTGCAGGATTTGGCGCATTGCTCACGTTGCTGATCTTCGGTAGTGAACTCAATGTTTACGCCTTTGTCGGTGTGATTCTGCTCGTAGGTATTGTCAAAAAGAACGGGATTATGATGGTGGACTTTGCGATCGGTGCTCGCAAACAAGGCAGTACAGCCTATGAAGCAATCTACGAAGCTTGCTTAGTGCGCTTCCGTCCAATCATGATGACCACCCTCGCCGCCTTAATGGGAACCTTACCGATCGCC